In bacterium, the following proteins share a genomic window:
- a CDS encoding NYN domain-containing protein — MYQHSPLDRVAVFIDGENIHYSAKHMNMRMDYLKLCRRLAGDRRLVRSYFYTAISNQSEGKIDFINFLKLNGFTVVTKEVRNFNEMDTSTRSVRSSLDMEMAIDVLDMSDHLDSVVLCTGDGDFQPLVAALARRGKHVEVCGLREMTSTDLIAAADEYVDLASLKDELVLAGAPPLPREIKNELPTTEQDDFNTFKVQDTSFDF, encoded by the coding sequence ATGTATCAGCACAGTCCCCTGGATCGCGTCGCCGTATTCATCGACGGGGAGAACATCCACTACAGTGCCAAGCACATGAATATGCGGATGGACTACCTGAAGCTGTGTCGGCGCCTGGCGGGAGACCGCCGCCTTGTCCGTTCCTATTTCTACACGGCGATCAGCAACCAGTCCGAAGGCAAGATCGACTTCATCAATTTCCTGAAGTTGAACGGCTTCACCGTCGTGACCAAGGAAGTCCGCAACTTCAACGAGATGGACACGAGCACCCGCAGTGTGCGCAGCAGCCTCGACATGGAGATGGCCATCGACGTCCTGGACATGTCCGACCACCTGGACAGCGTGGTCCTGTGCACGGGCGACGGCGATTTCCAGCCGCTCGTGGCGGCCCTGGCCCGCCGCGGCAAGCACGTGGAAGTCTGTGGTCTGCGCGAGATGACGAGCACCGACCTGATCGCCGCCGCCGACGAGTACGTCGACCTGGCGAGCCTGAAGGATGAGCTGGTCCTGGCCGGCGCGCCGCCGCTGCCGCGCGAGATCAAGAACGAGTTGCCGACCAC
- a CDS encoding efflux RND transporter permease subunit has product MWLTRLSLRRPVTLAMAIASVVVLGAVSVFKLPLDFLPRVEFPFIAVYVPYQGGIPAENEREIVRPLEEVLATLGGVKEISSFSDAGEVQVGVTFDWGRDVNLLRLEVKEKIDQIRDRLPADIPQIFLLTFNTSDIPVIEGRISARGRDLSESWDLIDQKIIGPLQRIPGVGRVNIDGVLPTQASVYLRLDKIREHQVDLDQLFRALEAANVELTVGRVTDQGLRYDVRTISGLEGADDLAGLPVDPRGLRLGDVAEVVYGAPALSYGRVLNGEPAIAFWVQKASGANTVAVCRAIEAELERINHDPALQGINSFAFFNQADQITDSLRSLLQGGLSGSLLAIAVLFFFLRRVSMTLVVSVAIPLSVVGTCVFMYLSGRSLNVLTMMGLMLGVGMLVDNAVVVLEAIHRRQLEGARPLSAVVRGTREVGMAITASTLTTVIVFAPVVISRADELSVWLGEVGVTISVTLILSLLVSLTVVPLLALRGSRAAMPAPEPRWLLWLQGRYRRTLTWTAIRHPLLTSLVLVPVVLVVTFGAMKLTKFKPDVEGQDGMRRENLRVQFHYTGPVDKEASRVAVARASEWLETRRAELGLRDIYSFHAADGGGITLFFRDGVVTEKYFRQVRDDLRENLPVQAGVEYRFGDEQGQDAGAKTFSVTISGDETELLQEYAREARRRLALVEGIGDLRSDDEAGRAEVQVRVDPVQSGRFGVTPGAVSRVMGLTYRGVQLPRLQTGDKEIDLVISLLPEDRESLENLALLPVGSLGGEPVQLNQVADFTFGHGPERIFRRDQRSGITISGTWSGDRLDEALEAVGPVMDSLTMPLGYGWNFGSEIRRAQQQQNEMGLNMLLALACVFFVMASLFESVMLPLVVMGTVPFAALGVFWLMMATGTPFNLMAMIGIVILIGVVVNNGIVLVDRLEGLQRAGRSLDEAVLEGGADRLRPILMTAGTTILGLLPLALASGAHVGNAEYYPMARAISGGLASSTILTLLVMPTYYRLAVIWRARLAGSRLPTDGITENLQPAGQPAVS; this is encoded by the coding sequence TTCTGGGCGCCGTCTCGGTGTTCAAGCTGCCGCTCGACTTCCTGCCGCGCGTTGAGTTCCCGTTCATCGCCGTCTATGTGCCCTACCAGGGCGGCATCCCCGCCGAGAACGAGCGCGAGATCGTACGCCCGCTCGAGGAAGTGCTCGCCACCCTGGGCGGCGTGAAGGAGATCTCCAGCTTCAGCGACGCGGGCGAGGTGCAGGTTGGCGTGACTTTCGACTGGGGTCGCGACGTCAACCTGCTGCGCCTGGAAGTGAAGGAGAAGATCGACCAGATCCGCGACCGGTTGCCGGCCGACATCCCGCAGATCTTCCTGCTCACCTTCAACACCAGCGACATCCCCGTCATCGAGGGGCGCATCTCGGCGCGCGGTCGCGACCTGTCCGAGAGCTGGGACCTGATCGACCAGAAGATCATCGGGCCGCTGCAGCGCATACCGGGCGTCGGGCGCGTCAATATCGACGGTGTGCTGCCGACCCAGGCCTCGGTCTACCTGCGACTGGACAAGATCCGCGAGCACCAGGTCGACCTCGACCAGCTGTTCCGCGCCCTCGAAGCGGCCAACGTCGAACTGACGGTGGGGCGCGTCACCGACCAGGGCCTGCGCTACGACGTTCGTACCATCAGCGGGCTCGAAGGGGCCGATGACCTGGCCGGGTTGCCGGTGGATCCGCGCGGGCTTCGGCTGGGCGACGTGGCCGAGGTGGTCTACGGCGCCCCGGCGTTGTCGTACGGGCGCGTGCTGAACGGCGAGCCGGCCATCGCCTTCTGGGTGCAGAAGGCTTCCGGTGCGAATACAGTGGCCGTCTGCCGCGCCATCGAGGCCGAACTGGAGCGCATCAACCACGACCCCGCGCTGCAGGGTATCAACAGTTTCGCCTTCTTCAACCAGGCCGACCAGATCACCGATTCACTGCGCAGCCTGCTGCAGGGCGGGTTGTCGGGATCGCTGCTGGCCATCGCGGTGTTGTTCTTCTTCCTGCGGCGCGTGTCGATGACGCTGGTCGTGTCTGTGGCGATCCCGCTTTCGGTGGTCGGCACCTGCGTGTTCATGTACCTGAGCGGTCGCTCGCTGAATGTGCTGACCATGATGGGCCTGATGCTGGGCGTAGGCATGCTCGTGGACAATGCGGTGGTGGTTCTGGAGGCCATCCACCGGCGGCAGCTGGAGGGCGCCCGCCCCCTGAGTGCTGTCGTGCGGGGCACCCGTGAAGTCGGGATGGCCATCACCGCTTCGACCCTGACGACGGTGATCGTCTTCGCGCCCGTGGTGATCAGCCGTGCCGACGAACTTTCGGTCTGGCTGGGTGAAGTGGGGGTCACCATCAGCGTGACGTTGATCCTGTCGCTGCTGGTCAGCCTGACGGTCGTGCCGTTGCTGGCGCTGCGCGGTTCGCGCGCCGCGATGCCGGCGCCGGAGCCGCGCTGGCTGCTCTGGCTGCAGGGGCGCTACCGTCGCACGCTGACCTGGACCGCCATCCGGCACCCGCTCCTGACATCGCTGGTGCTGGTGCCGGTGGTGCTGGTCGTCACTTTCGGGGCCATGAAGCTGACCAAGTTCAAGCCGGACGTGGAAGGCCAGGACGGCATGCGGCGCGAGAACCTTCGCGTGCAGTTCCACTACACCGGGCCTGTGGACAAGGAAGCCTCGCGGGTGGCTGTAGCGCGCGCCTCGGAGTGGCTGGAGACGCGTCGTGCCGAACTCGGCCTGCGCGACATCTATTCGTTCCACGCCGCCGACGGCGGCGGCATCACGCTGTTCTTCCGGGACGGCGTGGTCACCGAGAAGTACTTCCGGCAGGTGCGCGACGACCTGCGCGAGAACCTGCCCGTGCAGGCCGGCGTGGAGTACCGCTTCGGCGACGAGCAGGGGCAGGACGCCGGTGCCAAGACGTTCTCGGTGACCATCAGCGGCGACGAGACCGAACTGCTGCAGGAGTACGCGCGCGAGGCCAGGCGTCGGCTGGCCCTGGTCGAGGGCATCGGCGACCTGCGCAGTGACGACGAGGCGGGCCGGGCCGAGGTGCAGGTCCGCGTGGACCCGGTGCAGTCGGGCCGGTTCGGCGTGACGCCCGGGGCCGTGTCGCGCGTGATGGGGCTCACCTACCGCGGCGTGCAGTTGCCGCGCCTGCAGACGGGCGACAAGGAGATCGACCTCGTCATCTCGCTGCTGCCCGAGGACCGCGAGTCGCTCGAGAACCTGGCGCTGCTGCCCGTCGGCTCGCTCGGCGGGGAACCGGTGCAGTTGAACCAGGTGGCCGATTTCACGTTCGGCCACGGGCCCGAGCGCATCTTCCGGCGCGACCAGCGCTCGGGCATCACCATCAGCGGCACCTGGTCGGGCGACCGTCTCGACGAGGCGCTGGAGGCGGTGGGCCCGGTCATGGATTCGCTGACCATGCCGCTGGGCTACGGCTGGAATTTCGGCAGCGAGATCCGTCGCGCGCAACAGCAGCAGAATGAAATGGGCCTGAACATGCTGCTGGCGCTGGCCTGCGTGTTCTTCGTGATGGCCAGCTTGTTCGAGTCGGTGATGCTGCCGCTGGTAGTGATGGGCACGGTTCCGTTTGCTGCTCTCGGCGTGTTCTGGCTGATGATGGCCACCGGTACCCCGTTCAACCTGATGGCGATGATCGGCATCGTCATCCTGATCGGCGTGGTCGTGAACAACGGCATCGTGCTGGTCGACCGCCTGGAGGGCCTGCAGCGGGCCGGCCGCAGCCTGGACGAGGCCGTGCTCGAGGGCGGTGCCGACCGCCTGCGCCCGATCCTGATGACCGCCGGCACGACGATCCTCGGGCTGCTGCCCCTGGCGCTGGCCAGCGGCGCCCATGTCGGCAACGCCGAGTACTATCCGATGGCCCGCGCCATCAGCGGCGGCCTGGCCTCGAGCACCATCCTGACGCTGCTCGTGATGCCCACCTACTACCGCCTGGCGGTGATCTGGCGGGCGCGTCTGGCGGGTTCCCGCCTGCCGACGGACGGCATCACGGAGAACCTGCAGCCTGCGGGACAACCTGCCGTCAGTTGA